The following coding sequences are from one Pseudonocardia sp. HH130630-07 window:
- the cynS gene encoding cyanase: MTTRLDARHEVLAAKKRLGLSWATVAGTLGRSVEWSTSALLGQQTLTEKQAVAAGELLELKPETVLALQLPPVRGSAAVDTTDPLVYRLAEVVQVYGATISELVREEFGDGIVSAIDFELDLKRVADPKGDRAVITLNGKFLPYRTW; this comes from the coding sequence GTGACGACACGACTCGACGCCCGTCACGAGGTCCTCGCCGCGAAGAAGCGGCTCGGCCTGTCGTGGGCCACCGTCGCCGGGACGCTCGGCCGGTCGGTCGAGTGGTCCACCTCCGCCCTGCTCGGACAGCAGACGCTGACCGAGAAGCAGGCCGTCGCGGCCGGTGAGCTGCTGGAGCTGAAGCCCGAGACGGTCCTCGCGCTGCAGCTGCCCCCGGTGCGGGGCTCCGCGGCAGTCGACACGACCGACCCACTCGTCTACCGCCTCGCGGAAGTGGTCCAGGTGTACGGGGCCACGATCTCCGAGCTCGTCCGGGAGGAGTTCGGCGACGGCATCGTGTCGGCGATCGACTTCGAGCTGGACCTCAAGAGGGTCGCCGACCCGAAGGGCGACCGCGCAGTGATCACCCTGAACGGCAAGTTCCTGCCGTACCGCACCTGGTGA
- a CDS encoding carboxylesterase family protein gives MQLWSEQLRCNLRDLLTQKLAGQVEKGSLTEDCLYLDVTIPAAPPPPERARPVMVWVHGGSLQSGTGAQYDARDLSVRGDVIVVTVNYRLTAMGFLALPGMDSTAGAQGLADQQEALRFVARNATAFGGDPANVTLFGESGGGVSTCAHLVAPGSQGLFARAVVQSAVGACGYPIEPSAVGRDIPLSSNFQPRAVVETLSKAAAARLGCTDPATALACARRLPAERILAESAGLNLPAVGGTDPILPTGPAAAIAAGQVSRVPVLQGYTGTEAGYFLAADALIGRPLPTPQEYQDLV, from the coding sequence GTGCAGCTGTGGTCAGAGCAGTTGCGCTGCAACCTTCGCGATCTCCTGACGCAGAAGCTCGCTGGTCAGGTTGAAAAAGGCTCACTGACCGAGGACTGTCTCTATCTCGACGTCACCATCCCAGCGGCCCCACCCCCGCCGGAGCGAGCCCGGCCGGTGATGGTGTGGGTGCACGGCGGATCTCTGCAGTCGGGCACCGGAGCCCAGTACGACGCACGCGACCTATCCGTCCGAGGCGACGTGATCGTGGTGACGGTGAACTACCGGCTCACCGCGATGGGCTTCCTGGCGCTGCCCGGAATGGACTCCACCGCTGGCGCACAGGGCCTGGCCGACCAGCAGGAAGCACTACGCTTCGTGGCGCGCAACGCCACCGCGTTCGGCGGCGACCCAGCAAACGTCACCCTGTTCGGCGAGTCCGGCGGGGGCGTATCGACATGTGCCCATCTCGTCGCACCCGGATCCCAGGGACTGTTCGCGCGGGCCGTTGTGCAGAGCGCGGTCGGCGCCTGCGGCTACCCGATCGAGCCCAGCGCGGTCGGTCGCGACATCCCCCTGAGCTCCAACTTTCAACCCCGCGCCGTGGTCGAAACACTCAGTAAGGCTGCGGCCGCACGGCTCGGCTGCACCGATCCCGCCACCGCGCTCGCCTGCGCGCGCCGCCTCCCGGCGGAACGGATCCTCGCCGAGAGCGCCGGGCTCAATCTCCCCGCCGTCGGTGGCACCGACCCGATCCTTCCGACCGGACCGGCCGCGGCGATCGCGGCCGGACAAGTCTCCAGGGTGCCGGTGCTGCAGGGCTACACCGGCACCGAAGCGGGCTACTTCCTGGCCGCTGACGCGCTCATCGGACGACCGTTGCCCACGCCACAGGAGTACCAGGACCTGGTTTAG
- a CDS encoding NAD-dependent formate dehydrogenase, which translates to MATVLCVLYDDPVGGYPTGYARDGLPHLERYPDGQTLPTPSAVDFTPGALLGSVSGELGLRGYLESLGHTLIVTSDKDGPDSEFERRLPEADVVISQPFWPAYLTAERIAKAPNLKLALTAGIGSDHVDLDAAIIHGVTVAEVTYCNSISVAEHVVMMVLSLVRNYLPSHQWVLDGGWNIADCVERAYDVEGMDVGTVAAGRIGLAVLRRLAPFDVRLHYTDRHRLPREVEEELNLTYHPDAQSMVPHCDVVTINAPLHHETRNLFDDELLSTMRRGAYLINTARGLIVDRDAVVRALESGRLAGYAGDVWYPQPAPKDHPWRLMPHHGMTPHISGSTLSAQARYAAGTREILESFFAGTPLRDEYLIVDGGRLAGTGAHSYSAKA; encoded by the coding sequence ATGGCGACTGTTCTGTGTGTGCTCTACGACGATCCGGTCGGCGGTTACCCGACGGGCTACGCCCGCGACGGGCTGCCCCACCTGGAGCGCTACCCCGACGGCCAGACCCTTCCGACCCCGTCCGCGGTCGATTTCACCCCGGGCGCGCTGCTCGGCAGCGTCTCCGGTGAGCTCGGGCTGCGGGGCTATCTGGAGAGCCTCGGTCACACGCTGATCGTGACCTCGGACAAGGACGGCCCGGACTCGGAGTTCGAACGCCGTCTCCCCGAGGCCGACGTCGTCATCTCCCAGCCGTTCTGGCCCGCCTACCTGACCGCGGAGCGGATCGCGAAGGCCCCGAACCTCAAGCTGGCCCTGACCGCGGGGATCGGATCGGACCACGTCGACCTCGACGCCGCCATCATCCACGGCGTGACGGTCGCCGAGGTCACCTACTGCAACTCGATCAGCGTCGCCGAGCACGTGGTGATGATGGTGCTGTCGCTGGTGCGCAACTACCTGCCGTCCCACCAGTGGGTCCTCGACGGCGGCTGGAACATTGCCGACTGCGTCGAGCGCGCCTACGACGTGGAGGGGATGGATGTCGGCACCGTGGCCGCCGGCCGGATCGGGCTCGCCGTGCTGCGGCGGCTCGCCCCGTTCGACGTCCGCCTGCACTACACCGACCGGCACCGGCTCCCGCGCGAGGTGGAGGAGGAGCTGAACCTCACCTACCACCCCGACGCCCAGTCGATGGTCCCGCACTGCGATGTCGTGACGATCAACGCGCCGCTGCATCACGAGACCCGCAACCTGTTCGACGACGAGCTGCTGTCCACGATGCGGCGTGGCGCCTACCTGATCAACACCGCTCGCGGGCTGATCGTCGACCGGGACGCGGTCGTGCGCGCCCTGGAGAGCGGCCGGTTGGCCGGGTACGCCGGCGACGTTTGGTACCCCCAGCCCGCGCCGAAGGACCACCCGTGGCGGCTCATGCCCCACCACGGCATGACTCCGCATATCTCCGGGTCGACCCTGTCCGCGCAGGCCCGCTACGCCGCGGGGACCCGCGAGATTCTGGAGTCGTTCTTCGCCGGGACCCCGCTGCGCGACGAGTACCTCATCGTCGACGGCGGACGACTGGCCGGCACGGGCGCGCACTCCTACAGCGCGAAGGCCTGA
- a CDS encoding carboxylesterase family protein, protein MLAGVGVLASCTVVPDAGGAVGPAVGESGPRPEVSTDAGRLRGVVDGNVVRYRGVPYAQPPVGDLRWAAPRRVIPAAETRDAAASGPACVQNAEQLPEPSLSPFQPAVPAAQGPGCVGADAELASR, encoded by the coding sequence ATGCTGGCGGGTGTGGGTGTGCTCGCGAGCTGCACGGTCGTACCGGACGCGGGCGGCGCCGTCGGTCCAGCTGTGGGTGAGAGCGGACCTCGTCCGGAAGTGAGTACCGACGCGGGACGACTGCGCGGAGTTGTCGACGGCAACGTGGTCCGGTACCGCGGTGTGCCCTACGCCCAACCACCGGTCGGTGACCTGCGCTGGGCGGCACCGCGCCGCGTCATCCCCGCCGCCGAGACACGCGACGCCGCGGCCTCCGGGCCGGCGTGCGTCCAGAATGCTGAGCAGCTTCCCGAGCCCTCACTGAGCCCTTTTCAACCTGCCGTTCCGGCAGCTCAGGGGCCTGGTTGTGTGGGTGCAGACGCCGAGCTGGCGAGCCGGTGA
- a CDS encoding IS5 family transposase codes for MLAEPADHALGRSRGGLSTKIHQLVDGHGRPLVVLLGPGQGGDSPMFPHLMAHLSIARPGPGRPRTRPERVRADKAYSSRAIRRHLRERRIIAVIPEPSDQQGHRKRRGSRGGRPPAFDPVDYRNRNVVERGFCHVKQWRGLATRYDKLALTFRGGAVLKAIVTWLRALGDTP; via the coding sequence CTGCTCGCCGAACCAGCAGATCACGCGCTGGGACGGTCCCGCGGAGGGCTGTCGACGAAGATCCACCAGCTCGTTGACGGGCACGGCCGCCCGCTGGTGGTCCTCCTCGGCCCCGGCCAGGGCGGCGACTCGCCAATGTTTCCGCACCTGATGGCGCACCTGAGCATCGCCCGACCGGGCCCGGGACGACCCCGGACCCGGCCCGAACGCGTGCGCGCGGACAAGGCCTACTCCTCACGCGCGATCCGCCGGCACCTGCGCGAGCGCCGGATCATCGCTGTCATTCCGGAGCCCTCTGACCAGCAGGGACACCGCAAACGACGCGGCTCACGCGGCGGCCGACCGCCCGCATTCGATCCGGTCGACTACCGAAACCGCAACGTCGTCGAGCGCGGGTTCTGCCACGTCAAGCAGTGGCGCGGGCTGGCCACCCGTTACGACAAGCTCGCCCTGACCTTCCGCGGCGGCGCCGTCCTGAAGGCAATCGTCACCTGGCTCCGCGCATTGGGAGACACACCCTAG
- a CDS encoding transposase produces MPEVRKRYDREFRDGAVRVVEETGKPIAQVARDLGVNEGTLGNWVARAREAREDTEGLSRGGVEELKRLRAENAELRMERDVLKRSVVLWVKEATK; encoded by the coding sequence ATGCCAGAGGTACGGAAGCGCTACGACCGGGAGTTCCGTGACGGAGCGGTCCGGGTCGTGGAGGAGACGGGCAAGCCGATCGCCCAGGTCGCCCGTGACCTGGGGGTCAACGAGGGCACGCTGGGCAACTGGGTGGCCCGTGCACGAGAGGCCCGCGAGGACACCGAGGGCCTGTCTCGCGGCGGCGTCGAGGAGCTCAAGCGGCTGCGCGCGGAGAACGCCGAGCTGCGGATGGAGCGTGATGTCCTCAAGCGATCCGTGGTCCTGTGGGTCAAGGAGGCGACGAAGTGA
- a CDS encoding IS5 family transposase, whose protein sequence is MPRTAVLTDVQWARLAPLLPSSEGRRGRPFRDDRRVLEGIIYRYRCGLPWRDVPAEFGPWQTLWKRHRRYSGDGTWDHILAALLIEADAAEVLGWAVSVDSTIIRAHQHAATLKRDTGGRIELHESARRTSRSRAGTVPRRAVDEDPPAR, encoded by the coding sequence GTGCCGCGTACCGCTGTCCTGACTGATGTCCAGTGGGCCCGTCTGGCGCCGCTGTTGCCCTCCTCCGAGGGTCGTCGCGGGCGCCCGTTCCGCGATGACCGCCGGGTGCTCGAGGGGATCATCTACCGGTATCGGTGCGGGCTTCCCTGGCGCGACGTCCCAGCCGAGTTCGGGCCGTGGCAGACGTTGTGGAAGCGGCACCGCCGCTACAGCGGCGACGGCACCTGGGACCACATCCTGGCTGCTCTTCTGATCGAGGCCGACGCCGCCGAGGTGCTCGGGTGGGCGGTCAGCGTGGACTCCACGATCATCCGTGCCCACCAGCACGCCGCGACCCTCAAGCGCGACACAGGGGGCCGGATCGAACTACACGAATCTGCTCGCCGAACCAGCAGATCACGCGCTGGGACGGTCCCGCGGAGGGCTGTCGACGAAGATCCACCAGCTCGTTGA
- a CDS encoding integrase core domain-containing protein — protein sequence MTDALDMAARNHPLAEGCIFHSDRGTQYTSTEYAVKIEQLGMRASLGRTGICFDNALAESFNSMLKVERVYRTVYPTRKKAYRDVANYVELFYNRKRIHSALGYKTPQEIRTEYLNQASAA from the coding sequence GTGACGGACGCGCTCGATATGGCCGCCCGAAATCACCCGTTGGCCGAGGGATGTATATTTCACTCAGACCGTGGAACGCAATACACGTCCACTGAATACGCAGTTAAGATCGAGCAGCTGGGAATGCGTGCTTCGCTGGGGCGGACCGGAATCTGTTTCGACAACGCTCTCGCCGAGTCGTTCAATTCGATGCTGAAAGTGGAGCGCGTGTATCGCACCGTCTATCCGACACGGAAGAAAGCCTACCGAGACGTTGCCAACTATGTCGAGTTGTTCTACAATAGGAAACGAATTCATTCAGCGCTCGGCTACAAGACTCCGCAAGAGATCCGCACCGAGTACCTGAATCAAGCATCAGCAGCATAA
- a CDS encoding DivIVA domain-containing protein — MYRVFESLDALVTIVEEARSVPMTSNCVVPRGDVLELLDDVREAIPGEMDDAQDVLDRRDAVVSEAETEAEETRTAANSEAEETLQNARTEAERLVAEAQEEAARTLAEARHEAERAVAEGRRQYAELTDRSRDEAERMSHAGRAAHDRLVADGQNEQTRLVSQAEVVRASHAEAGRIVDAAHAESDRLRRECDDYVDTTLGELETTLNDALGVVGRGRSQLWRGQYEQNYDPGYAQNGRSGTGMDLID; from the coding sequence GTGTACCGGGTCTTCGAGTCACTGGACGCGCTGGTGACGATCGTCGAGGAGGCGCGCAGCGTCCCCATGACGTCCAACTGCGTGGTCCCGCGTGGCGACGTGCTGGAGCTGCTCGACGACGTCCGTGAGGCGATCCCGGGCGAGATGGACGACGCGCAGGACGTCCTGGACCGCCGGGACGCGGTGGTCTCCGAGGCCGAGACCGAGGCCGAGGAGACGCGCACGGCGGCCAACTCGGAGGCCGAGGAGACGCTGCAGAACGCGCGTACCGAGGCCGAGCGGCTCGTCGCCGAGGCCCAGGAGGAGGCCGCCCGCACCCTCGCCGAGGCACGGCACGAGGCCGAGCGCGCCGTCGCCGAGGGCCGCAGGCAGTACGCGGAGCTGACCGACCGTTCCCGCGACGAGGCCGAGCGGATGAGCCACGCCGGCCGGGCCGCGCACGACCGTCTGGTCGCCGACGGGCAGAACGAGCAGACCCGGCTGGTCTCGCAGGCCGAGGTCGTCCGGGCCTCGCACGCGGAGGCCGGCCGGATCGTCGACGCCGCGCACGCCGAGTCCGACCGGCTCCGCCGCGAGTGCGACGACTACGTCGACACCACCCTGGGCGAGCTGGAGACGACGCTGAACGACGCGCTCGGCGTCGTCGGGCGCGGCCGCAGCCAGCTGTGGCGCGGGCAGTACGAGCAGAACTACGACCCGGGCTACGCGCAGAACGGCCGTTCCGGCACCGGCATGGACCTGATCGACTAG
- a CDS encoding IS630 family transposase, with amino-acid sequence MIHAFNQQGFAALDPKWSGGRPRRFGPHVRELICRVARTPPQQVGLPFTTWSLAKLVEHLAAAHRVVISVETVRQVLRDAGVRWQATKTWKASRDPRFVEKMNRILDLYDRAADGRLEPGARVICVDEFGPLNLLPRPGRGWFPIRRPARLRATYSRHSGVRHMFAGLDLASGQLFYRLRDRKRGREFLDFLRQLRRRFPTGGLHVVCDNFSPHLRTDVAHWCHDHDVELVLTPTNASWLNWIESEFTALRYFTLDGSDYPSHTAQEAAIAGYIRWANRHARPKKHFAPESKIRRPDYLPNIA; translated from the coding sequence GTGATCCACGCGTTCAACCAGCAGGGCTTCGCCGCTTTGGACCCAAAATGGAGCGGGGGCCGACCCCGTAGGTTCGGTCCCCACGTCCGTGAGCTGATCTGCCGGGTCGCTCGCACCCCGCCCCAGCAGGTCGGGTTGCCGTTCACCACCTGGAGCCTGGCCAAGCTGGTCGAACACCTCGCCGCCGCACACCGGGTCGTGATCAGCGTCGAGACCGTCCGCCAGGTCCTGCGTGACGCCGGGGTCCGCTGGCAGGCCACGAAGACCTGGAAGGCCAGCCGGGACCCGCGGTTCGTGGAGAAGATGAACCGGATCCTCGACCTCTACGACCGCGCCGCCGACGGTCGCCTCGAACCGGGTGCGCGGGTGATCTGTGTCGATGAGTTCGGGCCGCTGAACCTGCTGCCCCGCCCCGGTCGGGGCTGGTTCCCGATCCGGCGCCCGGCCCGGCTACGGGCCACCTATAGCCGTCACAGCGGGGTCCGGCACATGTTCGCCGGTCTGGACCTGGCCTCCGGGCAGCTGTTCTACCGGCTCCGTGACCGCAAACGCGGCCGCGAGTTCCTCGACTTCCTCCGCCAGCTGCGCCGCCGTTTCCCCACCGGCGGTCTGCACGTGGTCTGCGACAACTTCTCCCCGCACCTGCGCACCGATGTCGCGCACTGGTGCCACGACCACGACGTCGAGCTGGTGCTCACCCCCACGAACGCGTCCTGGCTGAACTGGATCGAGTCGGAGTTCACCGCGCTGCGCTACTTCACCCTCGACGGCAGCGACTACCCCTCCCACACCGCCCAGGAAGCCGCGATCGCCGGCTACATCCGCTGGGCCAACCGCCACGCCCGACCCAAGAAACACTTCGCGCCCGAGTCCAAGATCCGCAGGCCGGATTACCTACCCAACATTGCCTGA
- a CDS encoding CHY zinc finger protein — translation MTAPRVFGDVVDGLTRCAHYYTPLDVIAIRFRCCDRYYPCFRCHAAHAGHPPTTWAAHARAERAVLCGVCRTELSIADYVDADSCPDCGAPFNPGCRLHHDLYFEPVAR, via the coding sequence GTGACCGCGCCCCGGGTGTTCGGCGACGTCGTCGATGGGCTGACGCGCTGTGCGCACTACTACACACCGCTCGACGTGATCGCGATTCGGTTCCGCTGCTGCGATCGCTACTACCCGTGCTTCCGCTGCCACGCCGCGCACGCCGGCCACCCGCCGACGACCTGGGCCGCGCACGCACGCGCCGAGCGGGCCGTGCTCTGCGGGGTCTGCCGCACCGAGCTGAGCATCGCCGACTACGTCGACGCCGACAGTTGCCCGGACTGCGGCGCGCCGTTCAACCCGGGCTGCCGCCTGCACCACGACCTCTACTTCGAACCCGTGGCCCGGTAG
- a CDS encoding IS256 family transposase, whose product MTSDLVGSAKDETGSGRQLSPEQAAAAAMVADARARGLELTGPDGLLKLFTKNVLETALGEEMTEHLGHAKNRADPDRESTNNRNGHRSKTVISDAVGEVEIEVPRDRDSTFEPQIVRKRQRRLGDVDEIVLSLYAKGLTTGEISAHFSEIYGASVSKETVSRITDSVIAEMQEWVSRPLDAVYVAVFVDAIMVKVRDGQVANRPVYAAIGVTVDGRKDVLGLWAGSGGEGAKFWLGVLTDLRNRGMRDVFFLVCDGLKGLPEVVENVWPQTIVQTCIVHLIRNSFRLTSRRDTDAIKRGIRAIYTAPTADAALAALDDLDEKWGRTYPAMIRLWRNAWTEFVPFLDYDAEIRAVLCSTNAIWVFRSRSRSGRCFPGRCSRRPALTLNAIDAVRLSSIRSVGLAA is encoded by the coding sequence ATGACATCGGACCTTGTGGGTTCAGCCAAGGATGAGACGGGTTCAGGGCGTCAGCTCTCGCCCGAGCAGGCCGCCGCGGCGGCGATGGTGGCCGACGCGCGAGCACGCGGCCTGGAGCTGACCGGCCCGGATGGGCTGTTGAAGCTGTTCACCAAGAACGTTCTGGAGACTGCGCTCGGGGAGGAGATGACCGAGCACCTCGGGCATGCAAAGAACCGGGCCGACCCGGACCGGGAATCGACGAACAACCGGAACGGTCACCGGTCGAAGACGGTGATCTCCGATGCTGTCGGGGAGGTCGAGATCGAGGTGCCGAGAGACCGCGACTCGACGTTCGAACCCCAGATCGTTCGGAAACGGCAACGGCGGTTGGGGGATGTCGATGAGATCGTGTTGTCGCTGTACGCGAAGGGTTTGACGACCGGGGAGATCTCGGCGCATTTCTCGGAGATCTACGGGGCGTCGGTGTCGAAGGAGACCGTCTCACGGATCACCGACTCGGTGATCGCCGAGATGCAGGAATGGGTGTCGCGGCCACTCGATGCGGTGTACGTCGCGGTCTTCGTGGACGCGATCATGGTGAAGGTCCGCGACGGGCAGGTCGCCAACCGGCCCGTCTACGCGGCGATCGGGGTCACCGTCGACGGCCGCAAGGACGTGCTGGGCCTGTGGGCCGGCTCCGGTGGTGAGGGCGCGAAGTTCTGGCTGGGGGTGCTGACCGACCTGCGTAACCGCGGCATGCGGGACGTGTTCTTCCTGGTCTGCGACGGGTTGAAAGGCCTGCCCGAGGTGGTGGAGAACGTGTGGCCACAGACCATCGTGCAGACATGCATCGTGCACTTGATCAGGAACTCGTTCCGGTTGACGTCGCGGCGTGACACCGATGCGATCAAGCGAGGGATTCGGGCGATCTACACGGCCCCCACCGCCGACGCCGCTCTCGCTGCTCTCGATGACCTCGACGAAAAATGGGGTCGCACTTATCCGGCGATGATCCGGTTGTGGCGCAACGCCTGGACCGAGTTCGTTCCGTTCCTCGACTACGATGCCGAGATCCGTGCCGTGTTGTGTTCGACGAACGCGATCTGGGTGTTTAGATCAAGGAGTCGGTCAGGGCGTTGCTTCCCCGGCCGATGCTCGAGGCGGCCAGCCCTGACTCTGAACGCTATTGACGCCGTGAGGCTGTCTTCGATTCGAAGTGTCGGGCTGGCCGCGTGA
- a CDS encoding transposase: MPPRSWGNRIPQKRDEIAARKRRGSLGGRPPGLDVETYKGRNVVERHFALTKQWRGLATRYDKLAITYRAATVLSACITWSRLLGGACARNGGSGPTRRARVRWDGHCE, from the coding sequence ATGCCTCCCCGATCATGGGGGAACCGCATCCCGCAGAAACGCGACGAGATCGCCGCCCGCAAACGCCGCGGCTCCCTCGGCGGCAGACCACCCGGACTCGACGTTGAGACCTACAAGGGCCGCAACGTCGTGGAACGCCACTTCGCCCTGACCAAGCAGTGGCGCGGGCTGGCCACCCGCTACGACAAACTCGCCATCACCTATCGCGCCGCCACCGTCCTCAGCGCCTGCATCACCTGGTCACGCCTATTGGGAGGGGCCTGTGCAAGGAACGGTGGTTCCGGCCCGACACGCCGGGCTCGGGTCCGGTGGGATGGGCACTGTGAGTGA
- a CDS encoding alpha/beta fold hydrolase: MTTRTLTVPIPDGHLAVVDTGAGHPVVLLHGGVLDHRMWEPQITPLAQEYRVIAPDLRGHGRASTPVVPFRHGDDVAALLRALDLGPATLVGISLGAGTATDTALDHPDVVDSLVLSGAGSSVPDFRDPWTTELLADWAAAERNRDAARWLEIFLRIGIGPYREVADVDPTVTNAIRAIATDTLTRHVPDGSPVLPTPGDRPLERATTLRVPVRAVIGTLDSDDHIRMPREIAEAAGGDVIEIPGAAHYPNLEQPEAFTATVLDFLRGQRRHRHAR, from the coding sequence ATGACCACGCGGACGCTGACGGTCCCGATCCCGGACGGCCACCTCGCTGTCGTCGACACCGGCGCGGGGCACCCGGTCGTGCTGCTGCACGGTGGCGTACTCGACCACCGCATGTGGGAACCACAGATCACGCCGTTGGCTCAGGAGTACCGGGTGATCGCTCCCGACCTGCGTGGTCACGGGCGGGCGTCGACGCCGGTGGTGCCGTTCCGGCACGGCGACGACGTCGCGGCGCTGCTGCGTGCGCTCGACCTCGGCCCGGCCACGCTCGTCGGGATCTCTCTGGGTGCGGGGACGGCGACCGACACGGCGTTGGACCACCCCGACGTCGTTGACAGTCTGGTGCTCAGCGGCGCCGGTAGCAGCGTCCCGGACTTCCGCGATCCGTGGACCACCGAGCTGCTCGCAGACTGGGCCGCGGCCGAGCGGAACCGCGACGCCGCACGGTGGCTGGAGATCTTCCTGCGCATCGGCATCGGCCCCTACCGCGAGGTCGCCGACGTCGACCCGACGGTCACCAACGCGATACGCGCCATAGCCACGGACACGCTGACCCGGCACGTGCCGGATGGGTCGCCGGTGCTCCCCACTCCCGGGGACCGGCCGCTGGAGCGCGCGACGACGCTTCGAGTTCCGGTCCGCGCCGTCATCGGGACGCTCGACAGCGACGACCACATCCGGATGCCGCGAGAGATCGCCGAGGCCGCCGGTGGCGACGTCATCGAGATCCCCGGTGCCGCGCACTACCCGAACCTCGAGCAGCCCGAGGCGTTCACCGCGACCGTGCTGGATTTCCTGCGTGGACAACGACGACATCGACACGCTCGATGA
- a CDS encoding IS110 family transposase, whose amino-acid sequence MLTHEHGVAGIDPHKNTATIAVLDHRGGVVDNKSFSITKGGIDELLTFLLGVELTIDRIGIEGSGFLGQPLVLALAAAGYDVREVQANRTAERRKRRRRAKTDAEDAEAIAREALSDPELPPAGKHTAPSPTWQTLTVIRDWRESLVLQRVRLLTESEAVLVTLPVAIRATLPSTSRVLPQLQSLVDGVANPDLLSPAERLKLDRLAASLNDIITLTARIKELDRQIPALLSDLGCTLTEVRGVGVVTAMDLLVEIGDPCRFTTEAQFARWCGIAPVALSSGEGHGPARRHRLDLGGNRAVNSILHIVHVTQVRCHPPAKEYMAKRVTDNKTKREARRSHKRQLANIIIRHMWTDARRSTATTPTSSAAAA is encoded by the coding sequence GTGTTGACGCACGAACACGGTGTCGCGGGGATCGATCCTCACAAGAATACGGCTACCATCGCAGTCCTCGATCATCGAGGCGGCGTGGTCGACAACAAGTCCTTCTCCATCACCAAGGGCGGTATCGATGAGCTGCTGACGTTCCTGCTCGGTGTCGAGCTGACGATCGACCGGATCGGCATCGAAGGATCGGGATTTCTCGGCCAGCCGCTGGTCCTCGCGCTCGCGGCCGCGGGTTACGACGTGCGCGAAGTCCAAGCCAACCGCACCGCGGAGCGGCGTAAGCGTCGTCGTCGGGCCAAGACCGACGCCGAGGACGCGGAGGCCATCGCCCGAGAGGCCCTCAGCGACCCCGAGCTGCCTCCGGCCGGGAAGCACACCGCGCCCAGCCCGACATGGCAGACGCTCACGGTGATCCGCGACTGGCGTGAATCTCTTGTCCTGCAGCGTGTTCGGCTGCTCACCGAGTCCGAAGCAGTACTCGTCACGCTCCCCGTCGCCATCCGCGCCACGTTGCCCTCGACCAGCCGCGTTCTCCCGCAGCTCCAGTCCCTGGTCGACGGCGTCGCGAACCCCGATCTGCTCAGCCCAGCCGAGCGGCTCAAGCTCGACCGGCTCGCGGCCAGCCTGAACGACATCATCACCCTGACGGCGCGGATCAAGGAACTCGACCGACAGATTCCCGCCCTCCTCAGCGACCTTGGCTGCACCCTCACAGAGGTCCGCGGTGTCGGCGTGGTCACAGCCATGGATCTTCTGGTCGAGATCGGCGATCCGTGCCGGTTCACGACCGAGGCCCAGTTTGCACGCTGGTGCGGAATCGCGCCCGTCGCCCTCTCGTCGGGTGAAGGTCACGGGCCGGCCCGTCGGCACCGACTCGACCTCGGCGGCAATCGAGCTGTCAACTCTATTCTGCACATCGTGCACGTCACGCAAGTCCGATGCCACCCGCCGGCGAAAGAGTACATGGCGAAACGGGTCACCGACAACAAGACAAAACGTGAGGCTCGGCGAAGCCACAAGCGGCAGCTCGCGAACATCATCATCAGACACATGTGGACCGACGCAAGACGCTCCACGGCGACCACACCGACCAGCTCCGCAGCTGCTGCTTGA